CATCGACCGTGCCGAGTACCTCTGGGACATCTATCACGAACTGCGCGATCGCACGGACGAACTAGGTGAAATCGTTTCGAGAGAGTGTGGCAAGGAAATCTCCGAGGGTCGCGCGGACGTTATCGAGGCCTACCACATGGTCGAGTGGGCGGCCGCGAACGCCCGCCATCCACACGGCGACGTCATCCCGAGCGAGATTCCCTCGAAAGACGCCTACATGCGCCGGAAACCACGCGGTGTGATCGGCTGTGTCACGCCCTGGAACTTCCCGGTCGCGATCCCGTTCTGGCACATGGCGATTGCACTCGTCGAAGGGAATACCGTCGTCTGGAAGCCAGCCGAACAGACACCGTGGTGTGGACAGATCATCGCCGAAATGATGGACGATGCTGGCGTTCCCGACGGCGTGTTCAACATGGTGCAGGGCTTTGGCGACGCTGGCGCATCTATCGTCGACGACTCGCGCGTCGATACCGTCCTCTTCACCGGCTCAGCCGAAGTTGGCCACGAAATTGCCGGCAAGGTCGGCGGCGAACCCGGCAAACTCGCGGCCTGTGAGATGGGTGGCAAAAACGGCATTATCGTCGCCGAAGACGCCGACCTCGATATCGCCGTCCACTCGGCCGTCATGTCGAGCTTCAAAACCACCGGCCAGCGCTGTGTCTCGAGCGAGCGCCTGATCGTTCACGAGGACGTCTACGACGAGTTCAAAGCCCGCTACGTCGAGGCCGCCGAGAACGTCGCCGTGGGCGACCCGCTCGACGAAAACACGTTCATGGGGCCGGCCATCGAACCCGAGCACGTCGAAAAGATCCACAAACACAACGAACTCGCGAAAAAGGAAGGTGCCGAGGTGCTGGTCGACCGTGCTGACCTCAACGAAGGCGAGATTCCGGACGGGCACGCTAACGGCAACTGGGTCGGCCCGTTCGTCTACGAAATCGAGTACGATTCCGACCTTCGCTGTCTCCAGGAGGAGTGTTTCGGTCCACACGTCGCTCTCATCGAGTACAGCGGCGGGATGGACCGCGCCCTCGAGATTCACAACGACACCCATTACGGATTGGCGGGAGCAATCATCTCCGAAGACTACCGCAAGATCCATCGCTTCCGCGATGAGGCAGAAATCGGCCTCGCCTACGCGAACCTGCCGTGTATCGGCGCGGAGGTCCACCTGCCCTTTGGCGGCGTGAAAAAGTCCGGCAACGGCTATCCGAGCGCGAGAGAAGTTATCGAAGCGGTCACCGAACGCACGGCCTTTACCCTCAACAACTCGAGCGATATCGAGATGGCACAGGGGCTCTCGGCTGATATCACGACCCAGGACGATACCGACCCGACCCTCGAGTAGGGGCTTCGTCTTGATCGCAGGACGCACAGACTTCATACCGACGACCGTCGATAGCACTCTATACACGATGACAGACGACGACATTCCAACGCAGACTGACATCCTCGTCATCGGCGGGGGCGTGATGGGCACGAGTACCGCCTACTTCCTCGCGACGATGACCGACCGCTCGGTGACGCTCCTCGAGAAGTCTCAACTCGCGTCCGGTTCGACTGGCGACTCCTCGGCCATCTTGCGCCATCACTACGGCGACGAGGACATCTACACCGAAATGGCCTGGTGGAGCCATCAGTTCTTCCGCGCCTTCGACGAGAAACTGGATGCAGCGCTTTCGTACGAAGAATCGCCCCTGGTTCGCTTCGCCGACGAGGGGACGACCGGCGGCGACTACGCTCGAGCGGGCTACGAGGCCCTTCGCGAACGCGACATTCCGGTATCGGCGTACACGGGCGAGGAAATCACCGAACAGTATCCGATGTTCGACGTGGACGAGCGCTACGACCTCGCCGTCAGCGACGACAGTGCCGCCTACTCCGACGGGACCGATGCCGCGCTTGGCTTCGCTCGCGGGGCTCGAGACGCCGGTGCAGGCATCGTCACGGGCGTCGAGGTGCAGATCCTCGAGGCTGAGAGTGGAAAAATAACCGGCGCCCAGACCGATCAGGGCACAATCGCCTGCGAGACGGCCATCGTGGCTGCCGGCCCCTGGACGCCTCGCCTCGCTGAGACGGTCGGTGTGGACGTGCCGATCACACCCGTGCGCGAACAGATCGTCTTGCTCGACCCGCCGGCCGACTACGCCGAGGCGTTTCCGTCTTTGACGCCGACGACGAGTTTCCCCGGCGGCGAGTGGTACATTCGGCCGGATTTCGGCGACGGCATTCTGGTCGCGACCCACCGACACACTGAGGAGACGGACCCGGACGCCTACGATAACACGCCCGACGAGGAAACCATCCTGGAACTCGTCGACGAGTTCGCCAATCACGTCCCGGAACTACGGGATGCTGGACTCAAAGGCCAGTACTGTGGCGTCTACTCGACGACCCCTGACCACGATTTCATCATCGATCAGGCCGGCCCCGAGGGCTGTTATCTCTGCTGTGGCTTTTCCGGCCACGGCTTCAAACACGGCCCCGCGGTAGGCAAACTGACCGCCGACCTGGTGCTCGAGGGCGGGAGCGATATGGTCGACCTCGAGTACTTCTCGCTCGAGCGGTTTGCCGACGACCCGGACGGACACGGGTTACCGATGGACAATATCTGAGAACGGTTTTGACCGTCTGGTCGTTTGATTCAACTAAACTCTCAATTCGATATCGTATAACTATTAAAAATGCAGCGTTAACGATTCTTTGTACTATCGGTTCGGCGTTCGCGTTCAGGCGTGATGAACCACTCGGTGGCTTCCCAACCCCGATCGGTTGCGTGAAAGCGATGACTGTTGTCCGGTTTCACGCACTGATCGACGTTTTGGAGGTGACCAAGAGCACGACGTTTTTGATAAATGCGTGTATAGTCCTCCACGAAATACTATCGGAACTGCAAGTTCGTCAGCGGTGAATCTCCGCTGCGAACAACTTCCGTTGGGCAGCCCGCAGGTGCTGCGTGAAGGTCGCCCGCGAAATGTCGAGGGCGTCGGCGAGTTCTCCCGTGTTGTTGTGGCGCGGTCGCTCGAAGTAGCCCGCCTCGACGGCGAGTTCGAGAACCTGTCGCTGGCGGTCGGTCAGGTCGTCGATCAGTTCGGCCCTCGAGGTAGTAGACTCGTCTGCGGTCCAGAGCGTTTTCACCGAACCCTCTCCGTAGCGGTCTGTGAGGGCGTCGACACACGTGCTGACGGTACTGTCACCACCGAGGCCGACCGAAATCCGTGCTTGTCTGCTATTGACAACGGTTTTCGATAGCGAAACCCCGGCGTCGACGAGCCGTGTTTCGGGAGCCGACGATTCGACGACGAGTCCACACGTGATGGCGTCGTCGGTGCGATAATAGTCGACCGAGAGGACAGTTTCGGTCGAGTCGACTCCGGCCGAGAGGTCGGCTCGTGTGACTTCCCGAACGGTCGTCACGTAGAGTACCTCGTCATCGTTTCGGGGGATAACCGTTGCGACGCGGAGCGTCACTCCCTCGGGGAGTGCTGTCGCAAGTTCGAGGAGCGGGTGGCACCCCTCGCTGAGTATGAAATCGACGGTCGTGGTGGCAGATGAGAGAAGTGTTCGTTTCCACGCGGTCGTCTGAAAGGCGTAACCGACCGTTTCGGCGTACTCGGTGAGCAACGCCTGTTCACGGTCGTCGATCTGTGGCATCCGGCTATAGACCGTTAGTACACCGAAATAGACTCCGTTGTGACTGATCGGGATCGCAGCCACTACGCTAAACCCATGGTCGACGGCAACTCGCTCCCAGTCGGTCGACTCGTTTGTCGTTCCCTCGGTATCTGTCACCGCGTGGACGACCGGTTCGGTTTTCTCGAGTGCGCGGAACGCGGGTTCGGTGCAGTCGGCAGGCTGCGTTCCGGGCGTGATTACGGCTTCGAGATAGTCGGTGTCACCAGCCGTCGCCAGCGGGACAACCCCGTGGTCATCGTCGAGAACAGCAATCCACGCACAGGCGTAGCCGCTGTCGACCAGCTGCTCGCAGATGTTCCTGCCGAGCTCCGAACGGGTGGCTGAGGCGGTTACGGTCTCGAGGAGGGACTCCTTCTGGCGACGCTCGCGGGCCAACGCTCGGCGGCTCCGGTCAGCCTCCACAGCCGTTTCGATCCGGCGGACCAACCCGGTGGGTTGCTGGCCGAGATCCAGCTTTCGGACGTAGTCGGTAACCCGCTCGCCGATCGCATCGCTGGCAACCGTCTCGTCACCCTCTCCGGTTACCAGGATAAACGGCAGATCCGGTTCGGTGGCACGAACCTCGGCCAACAGTTCGACACCGGTACCGTCACCGAGCTGGTAGTCACAGACGACACAGTCCGGTTCGGTGGCTGCGAGTGCATCTCGGGCCGCCTCGAAACTGGTCGCCGTCGATACACTGAGTCGCTCGTTGGAGCGCTCGAGCAGTCGACGCTGCGTCCGAGCCCACGTCTCGTCGTCGTCGATCAGGAGCACCGAAATCGGTCTGGGAGAAGTGGCTGGCGAAACTGCGTCTGCCGTATCGGTCACGGACACGCTCCACGTATTCCTCGAGTGCGACCGAAGCCGACCTCATCACGTCGGACACAATCCATTATAGGAGATATTCTCGTGAGAGCGTATTAAAACGTATGCCACCCTATGGTGGTGTCTCGCCGGGTGCGACCGGTTCATCGAGCGTGTGGGACCGTCTCGATTTCGAAGCGTGCACCACCATCAGCGCCATCGGTGACCGATAGTGACCAGCCGTGCGCCTCGACAATCGTCCGAACGATCGCCAGTCCGTAGCCGGCTCCACTCCCGGTCGATACCCCAAACGCCAGGAGATCCTCGCGTCGACCCGCCGGAATTCCTGGGCCGTCGTCCTCGATATAAAACCCCGAAGTGGTGGACAGTCGCCCGATTCGGACAGTTGTCGCTCCCCTCTGCCCGTCGACCGCATGCTCGGCGACGTTCGAAAACAGGTTCTCAAACGCCTGCTGAAGCCGACTCGCGTCCGCACGCAGCGTGTCGCTCGAGTCGATCAACAGGTACAGATCGCCAGTGTCGACCACCTCCCACGCCCCTCTGGCGACCGTTTCGAGATCGCAGTCGGTCGGCGTCTCCACGTCGGTGCTTTCGCGGGCGAGCGCGGGGAGCCCCTCCGCAAAGGCCCGGAGGCGACGGTGGACGGCTTCGAGATCCGCCAACGACTGGTCGATCTCGGCCGAGGGTGACTCGAGGTCCGCCCGAACGAGATGGAGGAGGCCTTCGCCGGTCGCCAACGGCGTCGCCAGATCGTGGGAGACGACGCCCGCGAGGCGCTCGAGCTGTTCGTTTTTGGCCTCGAGGCTCTCCTGTTGGCGCTTCTGGACCGTGATGTCGGTCAGTGAGAGGATACGGCCACGGGGGTCGGCCTGGGTGGTCCGCTCGGTGCCTCGAAGCCGTGCGATAAATTGGTGCGGGGTGCCGTCGACCTCGATCACACACTCAATGCTCTCACGGAGTCCCGGATGGAGATCGCCGTCTTCGAGCAGCGGTTCTGGGAGAATCGTGTTGAGATCGCTCCCCTCGATCCGGTCGCCGTCGGCATCCACCAATCGTCGTGCGGCTCGGTTGGCATCCAGCACTCGGTTCGACGTGGTGACGACGAACACGGGATCGTCGAGGGTGTGAAACACTCGTTCGTGGGCGATCGGGACGAACCCCGTGAGTTCGGCGCGTTGGACGATCACCGCCAACGGGATGCCGACGATGACGAAGACGACGGGTGTGAGATCCGCCGTCGGAATCGGCTGGAAGCCGAGATGAAACACGCCGTTGGCGAACCACGGCGCGCTCAGACAGGCAAACAGGACCAGCGACTGGCGTCTGTACAGTCGGTTGTTCGTGACGGTCTCGCCGACGATGAGGCCCGTCCCGATCAGGAGCAGGCCGTATGAGTAGACGATATTGATCCGGTGACCGATCGCGGGCGGGGTCTCGAGCAGGGCGACGCCGTCGACCGTTCGGACGAACATTTCCGCATAGAACCACGTGTGATACGAGGCGGTCCAGACGAGCGCGAGAACGCCGGCGGGGACGACCGACAGGAGCACGAGCCGCCGCCGTGAGAGCCACGCCCCACGGTCGGTGTACTGGAGGGCGAAGACGACCCAGACGATTGGGGCAGTGACGACGGAGAGATAGGACAGTTGGATGAAAAACAGCAGCCACGCTTCGGTCGAGGCGACGAGATAGCCGACGTAGGTGGCCGCCCAGAAGCCGATCACCAGGAGAAACAGTCCGAACGTGAAGGCGGGCTGTCGACGGTCGTATTTGGCCAACAGCGAGACGGCGAGCAATCCGCCGATGACTGCCGACCCCGAATACGCGATCAGCCCGGAAACGTACATGAATCTGTGACTCTCTCGAGCGGCAGACAGTACCACTCTGTCGATTTTGATCACTGTGGTGGGGTATCTCGGAGATGGCCGACAGGTGACGCCGCAGTACGCGACTCACTGGCATACCACTATCCACTGGTATCTCGGTTAAGACAGTTCCAGTAATACTGACTGTCACGCAATGCGATCTAATTCATGGGTGGAATTCGGTGGACACCAGTCGCAGCCTGACTGGGACTCGAGGGGGCCCGTTTGTCGACCAGGAGCTCTGCGGACGTCGATTGACGGGGCACGCCGAACCAGTGCAGTATCGACCCAGGAGGCACGATGAGGGGCCTTCGGCTTGCCGCGATTCTCGTGGTGGTGGCGGTGGGTGTCTTCGGCGGTGTCAGTGGTGCCGAGTTGACTGCTGATGAGATATCCGAACGAACCGTTCAAGCAACCTCGTCTCTGACGACCTCAAACGCAGCGGACGCAGATTTATCTCTCAATCTACTGGAAAATCCCGCATGCGCGATTGCTGGACAAGAGCAAGGCGAGCCATTGCACTGGACGATCGAACAGGGAGAACTCGAATGTAACGAACCCGAGCCCGATTTTATGCCGGACCCGATTGAAGGGGACTATGTTTTCATCGACTGGGAGGATCTAGAACCCACAACAGACGTTTCTATCGCCACGCAGACTGTTCCGGTAACGGGCGGTTCGGAGTATCAGTTCAGCGTGTGGGTCGGGTCGGACGACGTGACCGACGACTACGCACAGTTCGAGGTGCAGTTTCTCGACGACGGTACGCTCATTGGTGACGGAATGATAGACAGCGGCGAGTTTCAACCCGAAGATCCCTCAGAACCCGACCAGTACGTCGAGACAAGGGTCGCCCCAGAGAACGCTGACGAAGCGATCGTTCGAATTAAACTGGTGAACGGCGGGGACTTCGGTCTCGATAGGCCGCTACTCTGGGCGGACGACGTCCGACTGCAGGAGTTCACCGTTGCACCGACTGCGTTCGATGTCTCCGGTGTCGAGATGGGAACCGGGCAAACGCTCGCTCCCGAGTGGACGTTGTTCGACGACGACTACGCCGAGGACTCGGACGACTTCGGTGACGAGGCAGAGCTCGGAAGCTTCGGTGGTGGCGACATCGGTGGCGACGTGACCGGGAACGACGCTGGAGAGACCGTCTCGATGGCAGGTGGGAGCCTGACCGTCGAAGCTAACGGAGCGATCGAATTCGTCGAGCCCACAGAAGCGGGAACCTATACGTTCAACTACCGGCTCGAAAACGACGCCGGGCACGACGACGCCTCGGTGACGATCGAAGTAGTGCAATACCGCACGATAGCGGGCCTCGTCGAGGACACGACCTTCGAGACCGGCGTCTCCGGCGTCGAGGTCACGGTGGAGAACAGTGAGGGGACGTTCACCAGCGAGACCGCTGAAGACGGTTCCTACAGCGTCGACGTCCCCGAGACGAGTGAGGCGTACATAGTGAGCGCCAACCTCGAGGGATGGGACGAGAACTCCACGACTCTGACCGTCGACGGTGGGGACGCGACCGGCGTCGACCTCGAACTCACCGGTGATGCGCGTGATTCCATTACGCTCAGAGATGGGGTAACGGACGAACCGCTCGAGGGGACGACCGTGAGGATCGAAGAGGACACATTGGGTATTGTCGAGAACGCATTCGTGGCCGATGAGGATGGCAAGATGGAGATTGTGGTTCCGGGTGACCTCTCATACAGCTACACGTTCTCGCAACCGGGATACGAGAAAGTAGATATCCCATTCCGATCGTTTAACCCTGGTGACACATTGTCGGCAAACTATGTGTTAGGAGGCAACGCCGAGATCACCGGCACGGTCACCGACGAGGTAACGGGAGTGGGTATCGAGGAGGCGACCGTCACCGCACAGAACGGAGCGGGAGCCTACACTGCGGAGACGAACGGAGCGGGAGCCTTCACCATCGAGAACGTTCCCGGCGGCCACGACTACGACCTGACATTCGAGGCGGACGGCTACAACGCAAACTCGAGCTTCGCCGTAACTGTCGGTGACGGTGCCACAGCCGAAGTCGACGGGACATTGCTGGCCGAGTCGTTATTCGCCGTTGAGATCACTGAGACGAACTCGCCGGTACCGGTCGGCAGGACGCTCGCGGTGAACGCGACCGTTACGAATCGAGGCGAGAGTGACACACAGACGGTAACGCTCAATGACACCGGTTTCGACGACCAACAGCGGGACGACCGCAAATTGACACTCGAGCCTGGCGAATCCGAGATCGTCACCCTCGAGTGGCAAATCGCCGAGAACTATGTCGGCGAGGGTGCGGTGAGCGTGGCAACTGCAAACGAGAGCGTCGACGCGTCGGTGACGATAGAATCGATGTACGCGGGCGGCAACGGTATCGAAGACGACCCCTATCAGATCGAGACCTGGTATCATCTCCACAACGTGCGTAAGAATCTGGACAGCGAGTTCGTACTGAATAACGACCTCAACGAGAGCACCGACGGCTACGACGAAGTCGCAAGCGAAACAGCCGACAATAGTGCGGGCTTCGATCCGATCGGGACCAACAGCGAACGGTTCGAGGGAACGATCAATGGAAATAGTCACACGGTTTCGAATCTCACAATCAACCGTAGTGAGAAAACCAACGTAGGCTTGTTTGGAGTAACAGACGGAGATTCGATCGTCGAGAACGTTGGACTCGTAGATGTCGACATCCACGGAGACAATCAAGTTGGTGGACTGGTCGGCTTCCTCGGCGCCGGAGCGACAGTCAGTGAGTCGTACGTCAGCGGTACTGTCGACGGAAACAGATTTGTCGGCGGGCTGGTCGGCTACAATTACCGGGGTACAGTCAGCGAGTCGTACGCCATCAGTGCTGTCGAAGGAAATGAAAATGTCGGTGGGCTGGTAGGCGAAAACTTCGAGGGAACAGTCAGCGAGTCATACGCCACCGGCACGGTCGACGGTACGGACTATGTCGGCGGACTCGTCGGCTTCAACGATGGTGATGTCGAAAACGCATACTGGGACAGCGGAACGACAAACCAGGACGAGGCAATCGGTGATGGGGGCGCTGGTGGGACTACTGGCTTTGGCGACACGAGCGACACCGACCCCGCTCCGGAGATGCAGCGATTCGCCCCACTGGTCACCATGGACGCGCTCTCCTTCGAGAGCCCCGAGACGTGGACACTCTCCGGGGGCTACCCGCGACTCGAGTGGGAATCGGTCGATCCGCTGACCGTCGACAGCCTCGAGGCTCACGACACGACAGCAATCGCCGGAACCGAGACACAGATCACCGTCACTGCCAACGAGGGCGGAACGAACACCGGTGCGGGTGTCACGGTTACACTCGGCGACAACGGTAGCCTCGAGGGACCCCCAGCCGGGACCACTTCGGTCACCGATGCGAACGGGAACGCGACGTTCGCGTTCAACGAAACGAGTGCCGACGATTACGACCTCGAGTTTGCCTGGGAGGCCGATCCCGCGCTCACCGATTCTGCAACCGTCACGGTCGAATCGGCCGACGCTGCGTCGATTACTGTCGAGACACAGCCAGCGCAGTCGATCGCGGGCGAGTCCATCGCCGGGCCGCCCGCAGTGACCGCCACCGACGACTTCGGAAACACCGTCGAGGGCGTTACCGTTGCAGCCGAAGCAAAAGACGGAAACGGGGAACTCACTGGTGGTGGGTTGACCGTTGCGACCGATGAGAACGGCATCGCGACGTTCGACGACATAGAAATCGAAGTCGCGGGTGAGGGATATCGACTCGAGTTCTCCATCGATGCCGCCGAGGAGAACGTCGTTACGAACGACGCGATCGAGACAGACACCTTCGACATCGAGACCGCCGACGCGGACTCGCTGTCGATCGTGGACGCACCGGATTCGATCACCGCTGGCGGGTCAGTTACGCTCACGATCCAGGTGGTCGACAGATTCGACAATCCGATAGCAGACCAGACCCTCGCTGATTTCGAGGTCGTTTCCGAGCACGACGGCGAGATGTTCAGCGACGAGTCGCTCACCCCCGACGGCGACGGGAACGCGACGGTGACGATCGCCGCGGACGGAATAACCAGCGCCGCTATCGATCACACGCTGACTGCGACGGCCGCCGACGTCAACGGGGACACCGCAGACATCGACGTCGGTGCAGGCGATGCGGATACACTCGAGATTCTCGACACGCCCGATACGATGACTGCAGGCGACTCGGTCGACCTGGTGATCGACGTGACCGACCAGTACGAAAATCCGGCGTCAGGACAGCAACTCAGCGGCGTCACCGTGGCTTCCGAGCACGATGACGAGGTGTTCAGTGTCGTCTCGCTTGCACTCGACGACAGCGGGCAGGCACCCCTCTCTATCGCCGAGGGAGGAGTGACGACAGCCGATGGAAAACACACGCTGACGGTCTCCACTGATAGCGGAATAACCGATAGCGTCGACCTCGAGGTCCTCCCGACGGACACCGTGGCAGTCGAACTCTATCCGGCAGACGGGCAGACGGTCACAGCCGGCGGAACGGTCGAATTCGACGCGAGCGCGTTCGACGCGTACGACAACCTCGTCGAGGACGATACGACGGCCTTCACGTGGCGGAACGCCACCAACGGTGCGGTCGACGAGACGGTGGCCGGCAGCTACAAGGTGACCGCCACACTGGAGGGTGTGAGTTCGGAGACAGTTACTGTCATGGTCGAGCCCGCTACCGTCGATTCGATCCAACTCGAGCCCGCCGAGACCCAAACGATCGAGGCGGGCGAGACGGTCGAATTCTCGGCCACTGCCTACGACGAGTTCGATAACCTCGTCGAAGACGACGACACCGCATTCGGATGGGAAAACGCTGCCGACGGTACCTTCGATGAAACGGCCGCGGATAACTACAACGTGACCGCCACACTCGACGACGTTGTTTCCGAGCCCGTGACCGTCACTGTCGAAGCAGCAGTCGTCGATACTGTCGAGATCGACGCTGCGGACGACCAGACGATCACTGCTGGCAATGAACTCGATTTCTCGGCGACCGCGCTCGACGCCTATGACAACCTGGTCACGGACGAGAACGCCGAGTTTACCTGGCAGAACGCCACTGCTGGTGCGTTCGAGGAAACGACCGCTGGGTCGTACGACGTGACTGCGATGCTCGAGGACGTGTCGTCCGAGGTGATGACGGTCACCGTCGACCCGGCGGCAGTTGAGACGGTCGAAATCACTCCCGACGCTGAACAGCCGATCGAAGCGGGCGAAGAGGTTGCGTTCGACGCGACGGCCTTCGACGCCTACGACAATATCGTCGAGAATTCGAACGCCGAATTCACGTGGACGAACGCCACTGACGGGACGTTCGAACAGACCATCGCGGGAACCTACAGTGTGACCGGGACGATCGACGACGTGACGTCTGAGGCGACGACGGTTACCGTCGAACCCGCGGCCGTCGAGACGGTCGAACTCGACCCGGGAGCCGACCAGACAGTCACAGCCGAAGAAACGATCGAATTCAACGCGAGCGCGTACGACGCTTACAATAACCTCGTCGAAGATTCGAACGCTGCATTCACGTGGACGAACGCGACTATCGCTGGCGTGTTCGAGAACACGACGCCGGGGACGTACGCGGTGACAGCAACCGTCGACAGCGTGACGTCGCCGCAGACGAACGTGACCGTGCAGGCGCCGTCGAATTTCAGCATCTCCATCGACGGTTACCCTACTGGCGTGGTCGAAGGCGACTCCGTAAACGTCGAGGTGATGATCACCAACGTCGGCGACCTCGAGGGAACCCAGAACGTGAGGCTGTCCGACTTCGACGGTAACGAGGTCGATAGCCAATCGGTTACGCTGACTGCTGGCGAAAACAGCTCCGCTACGCTCGTCTGGCAGACCGACTCGAGTGACGTTGGCGCTGGAAAACTGACGGTCACAACCGACAACGAGAGTGCGGTCACGGAGACGATCGTGGTAGAAGCGGAACCTCCCCGGCGCTCCGCGTCGTTCGACGCGACAATTGACGCAGTTACCGACACCGTGACTGAGGGCGAGCCGATCACGGTAAACGCAACAATCAAAAACAGTGGTGAACGCTGGGGCACACAACAGGTTACGCTGTCCAACTTTGCGGATGAAGTGGTCGATACGACCGAGATCTCACTCAGTCGTGGCGAAGAGACGTCGATCTCGCTGAGCTGGGATACGACCATCGGAGACGCCGGTGAGGGCTCGCTGATCGTCAGGTCGGAAGACGAGACGGCGACGACTCACACGGTGGTACTCGAGAAATCCAATCCTGCGATTTTCGAACTTACCGATCCCGAGGTCCCACCTGCCGTCGAAGTCGGCGAGACCTTCGACGTGAGCGTCGTCGTCACGAACACCGGTGACCGCGTTGGAGAGCAACGGCTAGTTGTGTCGGTCGATGAGGTCGACCTCGAGGAAACCACGTTACTCACGCTCGAGGGGAATGAATCGGTGCGGATGGCGCTCGAAAACGTTTCGGTGGATACTGCCGGCGTCTATACGGTGGAACTCTCCTCGGATGATGACAGTCTCTCTGGTTCGGTAACGGTTAGGGAAGGCGAGGCTGACGCGGATGACGACAGTGGCGATGAGGATGGGGTTGCTGGTGAGGACGAAACGAGCGATGTGGGTGGGGCTGATAGCGAGGATAAACCGGGCGACGCCGACGCCGGCGTTGCGGACGAAACTGGGAACGAGGATGGTGAGTCGGCTGCTTCCGATGGGCTGGCAGGTTTCGGGGTCGTTCTCACCCTGTTCGTGTTGCTCGTCGCGGCACTCGTTTCCGATCGCTGGCGGAGTCGTAACGTCTAACGTAGCTGCCATATTTTCGACTATCGGTTCGTATTCGCTGTCACGGTTGGTTCCCTACTGAGGGGGTGATACTGTAGGGCCTCATTTTGTGGATCCGATGGGATTTGAAGGTGTTCTGACACGCTCGAGTGCGGCCTGTCCCACGACGTGAAACAGTGTTTCAACCCGTAACATGAGGTGACTTTCACGCTATTTGAAAGAAGATGAAGAACATGGAATCCGGGCAACGTCCTGGAACTGATGTACGTTCGACGGGATATCGTCGATTACTGGTACTGTGTGCGGTGTTTCTTGCAATCGTGATCGTTGGTGGCGGCGTGACTGCCGCCGTGGGGGTCTCGGGTTCGACATCGGACGCGGTCACAACTACTGCGGTCGATTCGACATCGGCCGGCGAGGAAGTGTGGGGTGAAGCGCTTGGAGAGGGCACCGACGCAACTGAAGCGACGGTTGTCGACGGTGTCGTCTACGTCGGCACCGACGACGGTGAGGTTCTGGCGCTCGATGCGGATACGGGCGAGGAATTGTGGACGAAAGAACTCGGTGCAGCAGTTCAGACGGCTCCATCGGTCGTCGACGGCGAGGTGTACGTCGGTACGGCATCGTTCAACGAAGATAATCATCTGTACGCGCTCGATGCCGCGAACGGGGATGAACGCTGGAGCGAGCCGACGGGTGACACGGTCAGGTCCTCCCCTGTCGTT
The DNA window shown above is from Natronosalvus amylolyticus and carries:
- a CDS encoding aldehyde dehydrogenase family protein, which codes for MSRDAATDRYQHYIDGAWTDGTGGETFESKNPATGDLLATFERGTEADVDTALEAADDAFEEWRSLSYIDRAEYLWDIYHELRDRTDELGEIVSRECGKEISEGRADVIEAYHMVEWAAANARHPHGDVIPSEIPSKDAYMRRKPRGVIGCVTPWNFPVAIPFWHMAIALVEGNTVVWKPAEQTPWCGQIIAEMMDDAGVPDGVFNMVQGFGDAGASIVDDSRVDTVLFTGSAEVGHEIAGKVGGEPGKLAACEMGGKNGIIVAEDADLDIAVHSAVMSSFKTTGQRCVSSERLIVHEDVYDEFKARYVEAAENVAVGDPLDENTFMGPAIEPEHVEKIHKHNELAKKEGAEVLVDRADLNEGEIPDGHANGNWVGPFVYEIEYDSDLRCLQEECFGPHVALIEYSGGMDRALEIHNDTHYGLAGAIISEDYRKIHRFRDEAEIGLAYANLPCIGAEVHLPFGGVKKSGNGYPSAREVIEAVTERTAFTLNNSSDIEMAQGLSADITTQDDTDPTLE
- a CDS encoding NAD(P)/FAD-dependent oxidoreductase, translating into MTDDDIPTQTDILVIGGGVMGTSTAYFLATMTDRSVTLLEKSQLASGSTGDSSAILRHHYGDEDIYTEMAWWSHQFFRAFDEKLDAALSYEESPLVRFADEGTTGGDYARAGYEALRERDIPVSAYTGEEITEQYPMFDVDERYDLAVSDDSAAYSDGTDAALGFARGARDAGAGIVTGVEVQILEAESGKITGAQTDQGTIACETAIVAAGPWTPRLAETVGVDVPITPVREQIVLLDPPADYAEAFPSLTPTTSFPGGEWYIRPDFGDGILVATHRHTEETDPDAYDNTPDEETILELVDEFANHVPELRDAGLKGQYCGVYSTTPDHDFIIDQAGPEGCYLCCGFSGHGFKHGPAVGKLTADLVLEGGSDMVDLEYFSLERFADDPDGHGLPMDNI
- a CDS encoding histidine kinase N-terminal 7TM domain-containing protein — its product is MYVSGLIAYSGSAVIGGLLAVSLLAKYDRRQPAFTFGLFLLVIGFWAATYVGYLVASTEAWLLFFIQLSYLSVVTAPIVWVVFALQYTDRGAWLSRRRLVLLSVVPAGVLALVWTASYHTWFYAEMFVRTVDGVALLETPPAIGHRINIVYSYGLLLIGTGLIVGETVTNNRLYRRQSLVLFACLSAPWFANGVFHLGFQPIPTADLTPVVFVIVGIPLAVIVQRAELTGFVPIAHERVFHTLDDPVFVVTTSNRVLDANRAARRLVDADGDRIEGSDLNTILPEPLLEDGDLHPGLRESIECVIEVDGTPHQFIARLRGTERTTQADPRGRILSLTDITVQKRQQESLEAKNEQLERLAGVVSHDLATPLATGEGLLHLVRADLESPSAEIDQSLADLEAVHRRLRAFAEGLPALARESTDVETPTDCDLETVARGAWEVVDTGDLYLLIDSSDTLRADASRLQQAFENLFSNVAEHAVDGQRGATTVRIGRLSTTSGFYIEDDGPGIPAGRREDLLAFGVSTGSGAGYGLAIVRTIVEAHGWSLSVTDGADGGARFEIETVPHAR
- a CDS encoding helix-turn-helix domain-containing protein: MTDTADAVSPATSPRPISVLLIDDDETWARTQRRLLERSNERLSVSTATSFEAARDALAATEPDCVVCDYQLGDGTGVELLAEVRATEPDLPFILVTGEGDETVASDAIGERVTDYVRKLDLGQQPTGLVRRIETAVEADRSRRALARERRQKESLLETVTASATRSELGRNICEQLVDSGYACAWIAVLDDDHGVVPLATAGDTDYLEAVITPGTQPADCTEPAFRALEKTEPVVHAVTDTEGTTNESTDWERVAVDHGFSVVAAIPISHNGVYFGVLTVYSRMPQIDDREQALLTEYAETVGYAFQTTAWKRTLLSSATTTVDFILSEGCHPLLELATALPEGVTLRVATVIPRNDDEVLYVTTVREVTRADLSAGVDSTETVLSVDYYRTDDAITCGLVVESSAPETRLVDAGVSLSKTVVNSRQARISVGLGGDSTVSTCVDALTDRYGEGSVKTLWTADESTTSRAELIDDLTDRQRQVLELAVEAGYFERPRHNNTGELADALDISRATFTQHLRAAQRKLFAAEIHR